The Nocardioides sp. S5 genome includes a window with the following:
- a CDS encoding MauE/DoxX family redox-associated membrane protein yields the protein MSSAPVAAVLVALTLAAVLATSGVAKLRDRVATRDAFDALRVPDVVPKDAAAASLPWVELALAALLLVTPAPLLTPVAVAVLVLMLAYTALIARALGFDEPVTCSCFGSIGRHDVDRTTLSRNLLLTVLAAGLVWFALASGSVPAAVADLDADGWWALVAAAAAAAVAVLVVGTPSTSGDGPDGELLDYERQAIPYGVLALPDGRTSSLVELASTQARLLVVLSPACGPCVRTAERLDDWAARLAPAVGVLAVYPDVASAAAAPQHAPQLAASEPDLNLRRVFSISSTPSAVLLGADGYLAGGPVAGEDVVAEFVEDVLSVLADQPSPAE from the coding sequence ATGTCGTCTGCTCCGGTCGCCGCGGTCCTGGTCGCGCTGACCCTCGCGGCGGTGCTGGCGACGAGCGGCGTCGCGAAGCTGCGTGACCGGGTCGCCACGCGCGACGCCTTCGACGCGCTGCGGGTGCCGGACGTCGTACCCAAGGATGCCGCGGCCGCGTCGCTCCCGTGGGTGGAGCTCGCCCTCGCCGCGCTGCTGCTCGTGACTCCCGCTCCCCTGCTCACGCCGGTCGCGGTCGCCGTGCTCGTCCTGATGCTGGCCTACACCGCCCTCATCGCCCGCGCGCTCGGATTCGACGAGCCGGTCACGTGCTCGTGCTTCGGCAGCATCGGTCGTCACGACGTGGATCGCACGACCCTCTCCCGCAACCTGCTGCTGACCGTCCTTGCCGCAGGCCTCGTCTGGTTCGCCCTCGCGAGCGGCTCGGTCCCCGCAGCCGTGGCGGACCTCGACGCCGACGGCTGGTGGGCGCTGGTCGCCGCCGCAGCCGCCGCAGCGGTCGCCGTGCTGGTGGTCGGCACCCCGTCCACCTCCGGCGACGGGCCGGACGGCGAGCTGCTCGACTACGAGCGCCAGGCCATCCCCTACGGCGTGCTTGCCCTGCCCGACGGCCGCACGTCGTCGCTGGTCGAGCTGGCCTCGACGCAGGCACGCCTGCTCGTCGTGCTCAGCCCCGCCTGCGGCCCCTGCGTCCGGACCGCCGAGCGCCTCGACGACTGGGCCGCGCGCCTCGCACCTGCGGTCGGGGTGCTGGCGGTCTACCCCGACGTCGCCTCCGCCGCGGCGGCCCCGCAGCACGCGCCCCAGCTCGCGGCCTCGGAGCCCGACCTCAACCTCCGGCGCGTCTTCTCGATCAGCAGCACCCCGTCCGCGGTGCTGCTCGGTGCCGACGGCTACCTCGCCGGCGGACCCGTCGCAGGTGAGGACGTGGTGGCGGAGTTCGTCGAGGACGTGCTGTCCGTCCTGGCCGACCAGCCCAGTCCGGCCGAGTAG
- a CDS encoding glycosyltransferase yields the protein MPEPALSVVVPTRGGARRLPVLLDALAAQSLDEPWEVVVVLDGDVDGSRTLLESYADRVPLRIVEHTGGTGVGAALAAGYEAARGEIVLRCDDDLTPRPGFLAAHLARHRTRPEGAAPLGVVSMTRDVFDDTAYATAYGRPANQRLLAQAYARPVDERWQHWAACNSVPRAAYEAVGGFDPTLGYREDSELGLRLAQSGVEIVIDPDLEVEHRAPAPDTATRAARAFTSGASTVAFDERHPGTHAADGEAPRDAWSRAVAAAAARIGSRERAAALGRHVDHVLPRLPAAARGKAIAWAVEAAAVAGRRVGDTAWVREASDAVLDTVSVVVPHHGDPAPTLALVEQLLAQTHAVQVVVADDASPVPFPDLDGVEVVRRDTNGGFGANVNAGAAAVTDEAMLVLNSDLDLEPTFVADMVAAARTHPRAVLAPRMVDEHGTEAWVGRDFPRVRHQVAAWLTPLARFRGTTAWHRAVGHDVRAHRAEGEVDWVVGAAMWIPVEDFRAVGGFDERFFMNSEEVDLQRRLRERGLSVVALRSPTVVHAGGGSSPSESRRRWLVEGQLLYADKWGSRRALQAALGATTGVNLVVNAVRRAAGSDVRPLETARHELLMIRGPR from the coding sequence GTGCCCGAGCCTGCCCTGTCCGTCGTCGTCCCCACCCGGGGCGGCGCACGCCGGCTCCCCGTGCTGCTCGACGCCCTCGCCGCCCAGTCGCTCGACGAGCCCTGGGAGGTCGTGGTCGTCCTCGACGGTGACGTCGACGGCAGCCGCACGCTCCTCGAGTCGTACGCCGACCGCGTCCCGCTGCGCATCGTCGAGCACACCGGAGGGACCGGCGTCGGCGCGGCGCTGGCCGCGGGCTACGAGGCGGCCCGCGGCGAGATCGTCCTGCGCTGCGACGACGACCTGACCCCCCGGCCCGGCTTCCTCGCCGCCCACCTCGCGCGGCACCGCACCCGCCCGGAAGGAGCGGCCCCGCTGGGCGTCGTCTCGATGACGCGCGACGTCTTCGACGACACGGCGTACGCAACGGCGTACGGCCGACCGGCCAACCAGCGCCTGCTGGCGCAGGCCTACGCCCGCCCGGTCGATGAGCGCTGGCAGCACTGGGCGGCGTGCAACTCCGTGCCGCGCGCGGCCTACGAGGCGGTCGGCGGCTTCGACCCGACGCTGGGCTACCGCGAGGACTCCGAGCTCGGCCTGCGGCTCGCGCAGTCAGGTGTGGAGATCGTCATCGACCCCGACCTGGAGGTCGAGCACCGCGCTCCCGCCCCCGACACCGCGACCCGCGCCGCGCGCGCCTTCACCTCCGGTGCGTCGACCGTCGCCTTCGACGAGCGGCACCCCGGCACGCACGCCGCCGACGGCGAGGCGCCCCGTGACGCCTGGAGCCGCGCGGTCGCCGCAGCGGCGGCCCGGATCGGGTCGCGCGAGCGTGCCGCCGCGCTGGGCCGCCACGTCGACCATGTCCTCCCCCGCCTCCCCGCGGCAGCGCGCGGCAAGGCGATCGCCTGGGCCGTCGAGGCGGCCGCCGTCGCGGGTCGGCGGGTGGGTGACACCGCGTGGGTCCGCGAGGCCTCGGACGCAGTGCTCGACACGGTGAGCGTCGTGGTGCCGCACCACGGCGACCCCGCACCCACCCTCGCGCTGGTCGAGCAGCTGCTCGCGCAGACCCACGCCGTGCAGGTCGTCGTCGCCGACGACGCCTCGCCCGTGCCCTTCCCGGACCTCGATGGCGTCGAGGTCGTCCGTCGCGACACCAACGGCGGCTTCGGCGCCAACGTCAACGCCGGCGCCGCCGCCGTCACCGACGAGGCGATGCTGGTGCTCAACAGCGACCTCGACCTCGAGCCGACCTTCGTCGCCGACATGGTCGCCGCGGCCCGCACCCATCCGCGCGCGGTGCTGGCGCCGCGCATGGTCGACGAGCACGGCACCGAGGCGTGGGTGGGCCGCGACTTCCCGCGCGTGCGGCACCAGGTCGCCGCGTGGCTGACGCCGCTGGCACGCTTCCGCGGGACGACGGCCTGGCACCGGGCGGTCGGCCACGACGTACGCGCTCACCGCGCCGAGGGCGAGGTCGACTGGGTCGTGGGTGCCGCGATGTGGATCCCGGTCGAGGACTTCCGCGCCGTCGGCGGCTTCGACGAGCGCTTCTTCATGAACTCCGAGGAGGTCGACCTCCAGCGGCGGCTGCGCGAGCGCGGCCTCTCCGTCGTTGCTCTGCGCTCGCCGACGGTCGTGCACGCCGGGGGCGGGTCGTCGCCGTCGGAGTCGCGGCGGCGCTGGCTGGTCGAGGGTCAGCTGCTCTACGCCGACAAGTGGGGCTCGCGGCGCGCGCTGCAGGCCGCCCTCGGTGCCACGACCGGCGTCAACCTGGTGGTCAACGCGGTGCGACGCGCGGCGGGCAGCGACGTACGACCGCTCGAGACGGCGCGCCACGAGCTGCTGATGATCCGAGGCCCACGATGA
- a CDS encoding glycosyltransferase gives MTNALVLSEHPLDSWVRRYEAGDVPARLPYGVDALAEIGWSLSGSRRAADPHWGRWRDLVEHRAGFPVEQTLRGVNEVRRSDVVLALLERQGAAASTLRRANVPPFRSTPLVVWSCWLADDIRSATPEHRRRITRRFDGADLITHLSRHETEIFTDVGISEDRLFPVTYGVSHDYYTPGDSNRDIELLAVGQDRGRDYRILFDAVRGTNLRLDVVCKPENLADLDVPDNVRVHGVVPLPVYRRLLQRAQVVVVPTRDLAYPTGSSVALESASSGACVAVTGTRAMRDYFTDDEDARLVNEGDVEGWRAVLTELRDDPAQRARLGAAARASVEARFNARHMWIELAGAIRDRGLV, from the coding sequence ATGACGAACGCACTGGTGCTGTCCGAGCACCCCCTCGACTCGTGGGTCCGCCGCTACGAAGCCGGCGACGTTCCCGCCCGGCTGCCCTACGGCGTCGATGCCCTGGCTGAGATCGGCTGGAGCTTGTCGGGCTCCCGCCGGGCCGCCGATCCGCATTGGGGGCGTTGGCGGGACCTCGTCGAGCATCGCGCCGGTTTCCCGGTCGAGCAGACCCTCCGCGGCGTGAACGAGGTCCGCCGCAGCGACGTGGTGCTCGCCCTTCTGGAGAGGCAGGGCGCCGCTGCCTCCACGTTGCGTCGCGCCAACGTCCCGCCCTTCCGCTCGACCCCGCTGGTCGTGTGGTCCTGCTGGCTCGCCGACGACATCCGCTCCGCCACTCCAGAGCATCGGCGTCGGATCACGCGGCGCTTCGACGGCGCCGACCTGATAACGCACCTGTCGCGTCACGAGACGGAGATCTTCACCGATGTCGGGATCAGCGAGGACCGACTCTTCCCCGTGACCTACGGCGTGAGCCACGACTACTACACCCCGGGCGACAGCAACCGGGACATCGAGCTGCTCGCTGTCGGCCAGGATCGGGGTCGCGACTACCGCATTCTCTTCGACGCCGTGCGAGGGACCAACCTCCGCCTCGACGTGGTGTGCAAGCCCGAGAACCTCGCCGACCTCGACGTCCCTGACAACGTGCGGGTCCATGGCGTGGTGCCGTTGCCGGTGTACCGCAGGTTGCTTCAACGCGCCCAGGTCGTCGTCGTGCCCACTCGCGACCTCGCCTACCCGACGGGCTCGAGCGTGGCGCTGGAGTCCGCGTCCTCAGGTGCCTGCGTCGCGGTGACCGGTACGCGCGCGATGCGCGACTACTTCACCGACGACGAAGACGCACGGCTGGTCAACGAGGGTGACGTGGAGGGTTGGCGTGCGGTGCTCACGGAGCTGCGCGACGACCCGGCTCAACGGGCGCGCCTCGGAGCAGCAGCGAGAGCGAGCGTGGAAGCGCGGTTCAACGCCCGGCACATGTGGATCGAGCTCGCCGGCGCCATCAGGGACCGAGGGCTCGTCTGA
- a CDS encoding glycosyltransferase: MTRPRTVLISMYVGHEGVPHAGGRYLLELQRLLEADSELTMLTVGNRLNHAAATKPGVPERLLLLGHEPDRRLFGRALNRAMLLTDSRWRRRDPGAPSLPFVLGLMRSVEARRAVRAADVIDLQYSESIRLVRLLRRMNRGARITGTFHDVMSQSFSREPQDEPRARRYWQAVARRSRRHERRMVGALDEVLVFSAKDALLLGDPPHTVVHPPLSAGVEPPHRPAGGQVVIVVSYLARDENNKAALWTIEHVWPLVRAERPDAVLRLVGGGASDELRERVAGLPAGSGVELAGFVDNLDEEYAAATVALVPVLQGAGVKFKTVEALCHGVPVVTTTVGAEGIDGSDLYACLDDDPAGLARGLCAVLGDHGAWQSRSDRAQKWAQETYGRDHFRATVRSTWGA; encoded by the coding sequence GTGACCCGACCTCGCACGGTGCTGATCAGCATGTACGTCGGACACGAGGGTGTACCTCACGCAGGCGGGCGCTACCTGCTGGAGCTCCAGCGCCTGCTGGAGGCCGACTCGGAGCTCACGATGCTGACCGTGGGCAACCGCCTCAACCACGCGGCAGCGACGAAGCCGGGCGTGCCGGAACGCCTGCTGCTCCTCGGCCACGAACCCGACCGGCGGCTGTTCGGCAGGGCACTCAACCGCGCCATGCTGCTGACCGACTCACGCTGGCGTCGCCGGGACCCGGGGGCGCCCTCCCTTCCCTTCGTGCTGGGGCTCATGCGGTCGGTTGAAGCGCGGCGAGCAGTCCGGGCAGCCGACGTGATCGACCTTCAGTACAGCGAGTCCATCCGGCTGGTGCGCCTGCTGCGCAGGATGAACCGCGGCGCGCGGATCACGGGGACCTTCCACGACGTGATGAGCCAGTCCTTCTCCCGCGAGCCGCAGGACGAGCCGAGGGCCCGCCGCTACTGGCAGGCAGTCGCGCGGCGTTCACGACGACACGAGCGGCGGATGGTGGGTGCCCTCGACGAGGTGTTGGTCTTCAGTGCCAAGGACGCGCTCCTGCTGGGAGATCCTCCGCACACCGTGGTCCATCCACCGTTGTCGGCAGGCGTCGAACCTCCCCACCGTCCCGCGGGTGGGCAGGTCGTGATCGTCGTGTCCTACCTCGCCCGAGACGAGAACAACAAGGCCGCGCTCTGGACGATCGAGCACGTGTGGCCCCTCGTTCGAGCCGAACGCCCCGATGCCGTGCTGAGGCTCGTCGGGGGCGGCGCCAGTGATGAGCTGCGAGAACGCGTGGCAGGTCTGCCGGCGGGCTCGGGTGTGGAGCTGGCGGGCTTCGTCGACAACCTCGACGAGGAGTACGCGGCTGCGACGGTGGCCCTCGTGCCGGTGCTCCAGGGGGCTGGCGTGAAGTTCAAGACCGTCGAGGCGCTCTGCCACGGGGTGCCGGTCGTGACGACGACGGTCGGTGCCGAGGGGATCGACGGCAGCGATCTCTATGCGTGTCTGGACGACGACCCGGCAGGACTGGCGCGTGGGCTCTGCGCCGTGCTCGGCGATCACGGTGCCTGGCAGTCGCGATCGGATCGCGCCCAGAAGTGGGCGCAGGAGACCTATGGGCGCGACCACTTCAGGGCGACGGTGCGGAGCACCTGGGGCGCGTGA
- a CDS encoding PIG-L deacetylase family protein, translated as MKRLILAPHMDDEAMGCGGLMAKHPDECVVVVMTDSGETRAREHAEAMKILGVDGSRQLGFPDGQTPQHMTEMVGAIDAIMAELKPDELYLPYPSLHQDHIAVYEAGMRSCRVSMSLDHWFPPSVYVYDIAVYDVNLYPTDLRWNVFEALTEEQITAKEAACQAYQSEIPTEVHPINSVRQIAGALGQVRLVPYAEQFALVRTVRR; from the coding sequence ATGAAGCGGCTGATCCTGGCCCCCCACATGGACGACGAGGCCATGGGGTGCGGTGGCTTGATGGCCAAGCACCCCGACGAGTGCGTCGTCGTGGTCATGACCGACAGCGGCGAGACGCGGGCTCGGGAGCACGCGGAAGCGATGAAGATCCTCGGCGTCGATGGGTCGCGCCAGCTCGGCTTCCCCGACGGCCAGACCCCGCAGCACATGACCGAGATGGTCGGCGCGATCGACGCGATCATGGCCGAGCTCAAGCCTGATGAGCTCTACCTCCCCTACCCCTCGCTGCACCAGGACCACATCGCGGTCTACGAGGCCGGCATGCGGTCGTGCCGGGTGTCGATGTCGCTCGACCACTGGTTCCCGCCGAGCGTCTACGTCTACGACATCGCGGTCTACGACGTGAACCTCTACCCCACCGACCTGCGGTGGAACGTCTTCGAGGCGCTGACCGAGGAGCAGATCACCGCCAAGGAGGCGGCCTGCCAGGCCTACCAGTCCGAGATCCCGACCGAGGTCCACCCGATCAATAGCGTGCGCCAGATCGCCGGCGCGCTCGGGCAGGTGCGACTCGTGCCGTACGCCGAGCAGTTCGCGCTGGTGCGGACGGTCCGCCGGTGA
- a CDS encoding WbqC family protein: MRVAIHQPDLLPWPGFWFKMLNSDRFVLAVHDQLQKHWVQRRVTMRDSWVTLPLETKPHLIPINETIVKPGWQDHLESSITGRYRGARHWKDRSGDVFDMVHAVDSHNLADINHQLILAMRDYLGITTEVVVTDPPKAKGADRVLEQLQMVGATSYLSGTGAKDYLGEEAQAKFRELGIGLEFSDHHKTTGDSIVTVLMDYDEPLEIVAKAAAPH; this comes from the coding sequence GTGAGGGTTGCCATCCACCAGCCCGACCTGCTGCCGTGGCCCGGTTTCTGGTTCAAGATGCTGAACAGCGATCGCTTCGTGCTGGCCGTGCACGACCAGCTCCAGAAGCACTGGGTGCAGCGTCGCGTCACGATGCGCGACTCGTGGGTGACCCTGCCGCTGGAGACCAAGCCGCACCTGATCCCCATCAACGAGACGATCGTGAAACCCGGCTGGCAGGACCACCTGGAGAGCTCGATCACCGGTCGCTACCGAGGTGCCCGCCACTGGAAGGACCGCAGCGGTGACGTCTTCGACATGGTCCACGCCGTCGACTCCCACAACCTCGCCGACATCAACCACCAGCTGATCCTCGCGATGCGCGACTACCTCGGCATCACGACCGAGGTCGTGGTGACCGACCCGCCAAAGGCCAAGGGGGCCGACCGGGTGCTCGAGCAGCTCCAAATGGTCGGAGCGACGTCGTACCTGTCGGGCACGGGCGCGAAGGACTACCTCGGCGAGGAGGCGCAGGCGAAGTTCCGCGAGCTCGGCATCGGGCTGGAGTTCTCCGACCACCACAAGACGACCGGCGACTCGATCGTCACCGTGCTGATGGACTATGACGAGCCGCTGGAGATCGTGGCGAAGGCTGCGGCTCCGCACTAG
- a CDS encoding glycosyltransferase 87 family protein: MSHDDRRTTATPFWMWGVLLVAGLFALRQAISGWRLAASGDLGPDGDISVYIGAINFLKDGGALYDYPLEGGYGFTYPPFAAIVLRPLTWLDPRTTGLTWLTLCILVAFVVVALVVATRRWPVSVVARVAAYGLAAGAFLGSAKVQSDLITGQVNLVLALLVILDVGRFVPDRFRGVLVGLAAAIKLTPMIIWGWFLLTRQWRALAKSVGVFAAAVALAWVVLPSDSVRYWTDALLDTGRVGDVELRFNTSVMGVLARAGVDGSARTILWLLLGGVLVLAAYWNAHRARAAGDHVAAAILLGCAAVIATPIAWPHHQIWLPLAGIVLALRQDWVPRVAGLAILAFAYLRVPITRWSDARNLGWFFDNVDFAMFVGVCVLGLAFRTHTASAEPQPSPRSPAARHSPSAR; encoded by the coding sequence ATGAGCCACGACGACCGCCGGACGACGGCCACCCCGTTCTGGATGTGGGGCGTGCTGCTCGTGGCGGGTCTCTTCGCCCTGCGACAGGCGATCAGCGGATGGCGCCTGGCCGCGAGCGGCGACCTCGGTCCCGACGGCGACATCTCCGTCTACATCGGGGCGATCAACTTCCTGAAGGACGGCGGAGCGCTCTACGACTACCCGCTCGAGGGTGGCTACGGATTCACCTACCCGCCCTTCGCCGCGATCGTGCTGCGCCCGCTGACGTGGCTGGACCCCCGGACCACCGGCCTGACCTGGCTCACTCTCTGCATCCTCGTCGCCTTCGTGGTCGTCGCGCTGGTCGTCGCCACGCGTCGCTGGCCCGTGTCGGTGGTCGCGCGCGTGGCGGCGTACGGTCTGGCCGCAGGGGCGTTCCTCGGCTCAGCGAAGGTGCAGAGCGACCTGATCACCGGTCAGGTCAACCTCGTCCTGGCCCTGCTCGTGATCCTGGACGTGGGCCGCTTCGTGCCCGATCGCTTTCGCGGCGTGCTGGTCGGCCTCGCAGCGGCGATCAAGCTGACGCCGATGATCATCTGGGGCTGGTTCCTGCTGACCCGCCAGTGGCGCGCGCTGGCGAAATCGGTGGGCGTGTTCGCCGCTGCCGTCGCTCTTGCCTGGGTCGTGCTGCCGAGTGACTCGGTGCGCTACTGGACCGACGCCCTGCTCGACACCGGTCGCGTCGGCGACGTCGAGCTGCGCTTCAACACATCGGTGATGGGCGTGCTAGCGCGTGCCGGTGTCGACGGCTCGGCCCGGACGATCCTGTGGCTGTTGCTGGGCGGGGTCCTCGTGCTGGCGGCCTACTGGAACGCGCACCGCGCCCGGGCGGCCGGTGACCACGTCGCCGCGGCGATCCTGCTCGGCTGCGCCGCGGTCATCGCGACGCCCATCGCGTGGCCGCACCACCAGATCTGGCTTCCACTGGCCGGCATTGTCCTCGCGCTGCGGCAGGACTGGGTGCCGCGTGTCGCAGGCCTCGCCATCCTCGCCTTCGCCTACCTGCGCGTCCCGATCACCAGGTGGTCGGACGCGCGCAACCTCGGCTGGTTCTTCGACAACGTCGACTTCGCGATGTTCGTCGGCGTGTGCGTGCTGGGCCTGGCTTTCAGGACGCACACGGCTAGTGCGGAGCCGCAGCCTTCGCCACGATCTCCAGCGGCTCGTCATAGTCCATCAGCACGGTGA
- a CDS encoding beta-1,6-N-acetylglucosaminyltransferase encodes MRKHYLLLAHDQPQHVGRLVERLDDGESSFWLHLDRRAKDEAWRSVLARPCVVSVEPRVACLWGTWSMVEATLAMLRTCLDSGTPGHLVMLSGQSYPVKSNQHIDAYLAAHADLVHMDLWALEERWPDNYRGRLDYFCLPRSQAKGDLRLLRRRQEMNLRELTGWTRRLVRESGPREALDVLRTIGQERPDVAHLVVGGSQWWAVPSDVAQQMLEFHERNPSYADFMRWSQFPDESFFQTLLVNMDPSIRDRIAPSLTFVDWTEGDWDLPRAFGVDDLPSLLALPDHVLLARKFLHPAATEVLDALDATADHEGAR; translated from the coding sequence GTGAGGAAGCACTACCTGCTGCTCGCCCACGACCAGCCCCAGCACGTCGGTCGGCTCGTCGAGCGCCTCGACGACGGGGAGTCCTCCTTCTGGCTGCACCTCGACCGGCGGGCCAAAGACGAGGCGTGGCGGTCGGTGCTCGCGCGCCCCTGCGTGGTGTCCGTCGAGCCCCGTGTCGCCTGCTTGTGGGGGACGTGGTCGATGGTCGAGGCAACTCTCGCGATGCTCCGAACGTGCCTCGACTCAGGCACGCCCGGACACCTGGTCATGCTGAGCGGGCAGAGCTATCCGGTGAAGAGCAACCAGCACATCGACGCCTACCTCGCCGCCCATGCCGACCTCGTCCACATGGACCTCTGGGCGCTGGAGGAGCGCTGGCCGGACAACTACCGCGGCCGGCTGGACTACTTCTGCCTGCCGAGGTCGCAGGCGAAGGGCGACCTGCGGCTGCTGCGTCGTCGTCAGGAGATGAACCTGCGTGAGCTGACGGGCTGGACCCGCCGCCTGGTGCGGGAGTCTGGCCCGCGAGAGGCACTCGACGTGCTCCGCACGATCGGGCAGGAGCGCCCGGACGTCGCGCACCTCGTCGTCGGAGGTTCCCAGTGGTGGGCGGTGCCGTCCGACGTGGCCCAGCAGATGCTGGAGTTCCACGAGCGGAACCCGTCCTACGCCGACTTCATGCGTTGGAGCCAGTTCCCCGACGAGTCGTTCTTCCAGACGCTGCTCGTCAACATGGACCCCTCGATCCGCGACCGCATCGCGCCCAGCCTGACCTTCGTCGACTGGACCGAAGGCGACTGGGACCTGCCGCGGGCCTTCGGTGTCGACGACCTGCCATCGCTCCTCGCACTGCCGGACCACGTGCTGCTCGCCCGCAAGTTCCTCCACCCAGCCGCCACCGAGGTGCTGGACGCCCTCGACGCGACGGCAGACCATGAAGGCGCGCGATGA
- a CDS encoding glycosyltransferase family 87 protein, whose translation MRPEVDRNSSRAARRTGVPYVWALVTVVLAGVSAIQKLPCLRGGADTDALATAQCYSDIPLFYVGRGLAADIGWLGGLPPGFRDLEYPPLINLFIEASAKLTHVVLGTPPDELARRAQLDEAQIYDLPGMATEELVFFLVSCVGLLVASLAAVWVAWRAGWVLGDRISWLVVAPIVVLTFTLNWDALALLAAAAALAAWQRHRMVWFGAFVALGTAAKLFPLVLVAAGLILAIRTRSSRAVVAMTTSFAVVVLAANAPLYLSDADAWGEFWTTNTERPASFGSAWMAARMVGLPTSADQLSLVLAVGMLVAWLVCAAATWTGRLDPTLAELSLVFLVVFFALGKVYSPQYSLWVVLGLLLVTRSRWLVAVAAAAETFHYVATWLYIRGFTTPDVGVDRTYWFSVVLRLAAELLLVLTVLGRARRRAVHAENPAPGTVTAVP comes from the coding sequence ATGCGGCCCGAGGTTGACCGAAATTCGTCACGCGCCGCGCGCCGGACGGGCGTCCCGTACGTCTGGGCGCTGGTCACGGTCGTCCTCGCAGGGGTGTCCGCGATCCAGAAGCTGCCGTGCCTGCGCGGAGGCGCCGACACCGACGCCCTGGCCACCGCCCAGTGCTACAGCGACATCCCGCTCTTCTACGTCGGACGTGGACTCGCCGCGGACATCGGTTGGCTCGGCGGTCTGCCGCCGGGCTTCCGCGACCTGGAGTACCCACCCCTGATCAACCTCTTCATCGAGGCGAGCGCGAAGCTGACGCACGTCGTGCTCGGCACGCCGCCAGACGAGCTCGCGCGTCGAGCCCAGCTGGACGAGGCACAGATCTACGACCTGCCCGGCATGGCGACCGAGGAGCTGGTCTTCTTCCTCGTGTCGTGCGTGGGTCTGCTCGTCGCGTCGTTGGCTGCGGTCTGGGTCGCCTGGCGCGCCGGCTGGGTGCTGGGCGACCGGATCTCCTGGCTGGTCGTCGCACCCATCGTGGTGCTGACCTTCACCCTCAACTGGGACGCGCTCGCGCTGCTGGCCGCTGCGGCGGCGCTCGCCGCGTGGCAGCGACATCGGATGGTGTGGTTCGGGGCGTTCGTGGCGCTAGGGACGGCTGCCAAGCTGTTCCCGCTCGTGCTGGTGGCAGCGGGGCTGATCCTGGCGATCAGGACGCGGTCCAGCCGGGCGGTCGTGGCGATGACGACGTCCTTCGCCGTCGTCGTGCTCGCGGCCAACGCCCCGCTCTACCTCTCCGACGCCGACGCGTGGGGCGAGTTCTGGACCACGAACACCGAGCGCCCGGCGTCGTTCGGGTCGGCCTGGATGGCTGCGCGGATGGTCGGGCTGCCCACGAGCGCCGACCAGCTGAGCCTGGTGCTCGCGGTCGGGATGCTGGTCGCGTGGCTCGTCTGCGCCGCGGCGACCTGGACCGGACGCCTCGACCCCACGCTCGCCGAGCTGTCGTTGGTCTTCCTGGTCGTGTTCTTCGCCCTCGGCAAGGTGTACTCGCCCCAGTACTCGCTGTGGGTCGTCCTCGGCCTGCTGCTCGTCACCCGCTCGCGTTGGCTGGTCGCGGTCGCCGCTGCGGCGGAGACGTTCCACTACGTCGCGACCTGGCTCTACATCCGCGGCTTCACCACGCCGGACGTGGGCGTCGACAGGACCTACTGGTTCTCGGTGGTGCTCAGGCTGGCCGCCGAGCTGCTGCTGGTGCTCACCGTGCTGGGGCGTGCGCGGCGCCGCGCAGTCCACGCCGAGAATCCCGCACCCGGCACAGTCACAGCCGTGCCCTGA